The following are encoded in a window of Mycobacterium decipiens genomic DNA:
- a CDS encoding single-stranded DNA-binding protein codes for MAGDTTITVVGNLTADPELRFTPSGAAVANFTVASTPRIYDRQTGEWKDGEALFLRCNIWREAAENVAESLTRGARVIVSGRLKQRSFETREGEKRTVVEVEVDEIGPSLRYATAKVNKASRSGGGGGGGFGGGGGSRPAPAPAPASSGSGDDPWGSAPASGSFGGGDDEPPF; via the coding sequence GTGGCTGGTGACACCACCATCACCGTCGTCGGAAACCTGACCGCCGACCCCGAACTGCGGTTCACCCCATCCGGTGCGGCCGTGGCGAATTTCACTGTGGCATCAACACCGCGGATCTATGACCGGCAGACCGGCGAATGGAAAGACGGCGAGGCGTTGTTCCTGCGGTGCAATATCTGGCGAGAGGCGGCCGAGAACGTGGCCGAGAGCCTGACCCGGGGGGCACGAGTGATCGTCAGCGGGCGGCTCAAGCAGCGGTCGTTCGAAACCCGCGAGGGGGAGAAGCGCACCGTCGTCGAGGTCGAGGTCGATGAGATCGGACCTTCGCTTCGGTACGCCACCGCCAAGGTCAACAAGGCCAGCCGCAGCGGCGGCGGGGGCGGCGGCGGGTTCGGTGGAGGCGGCGGATCCCGTCCGGCGCCGGCACCGGCGCCGGCTAGTAGCGGATCGGGTGACGACCCGTGGGGCAGCGCCCCGGCGTCGGGCTCGTTCGGCGGCGGTGACGACGAACCGCCGTTCTGA
- a CDS encoding glycosyltransferase family 87 protein, protein MTGAPTQSSKVSPLPLAADLRSADSRDCPSRNDALGSALANAVGGPVGRHALIGRTRVMTPVRVMFAIALVFLALGWSTKAACLQSTGTGSGDQRVANWDNQRAYYELCYSDTVPLYGAELLNQGKFPYKSSWTETDAQGTPQLRYDGQIAVRYMEYPVLTGIYQYVSMAIAKTYTALSKVAPAPVVAEVVMFFNVAAFGLALAWLATVWATSGLAGRRIWDAALVAASPLVIFQMFTNFDALATGLAMSGLLAWARRRPTLAGVLIGLGAAAKLYPLLFLFPLLLLGIRVGRLGAVARTATATAVTWLLVNLPVMLLFPRGWSEFFRLNTRRGDDMDSLYNVVKSFTGWRGFDPTLGFWEPPMVLNTVVTVLIVLCCAAIAYIALTAPQRPRVAQLTFLMVATFLLVNKVWSPQFSLWLVPLAVLALPHRRILLAWMTIDALVWVPRMYYLYGNPSRSLPEQWFTATVLLRDIAVMVLCALVVRQIYRPGEDLVRWLGRVDDPSGGVYDRAPDTAPGWLPGWLRPARLRTPARPAVPAETGPQAVMGRA, encoded by the coding sequence GTGACCGGCGCACCGACGCAAAGCAGCAAAGTCTCGCCACTGCCTTTGGCCGCCGATCTGCGTAGCGCAGACAGCCGCGATTGTCCCAGCCGCAACGACGCCCTGGGTTCCGCGCTGGCGAATGCCGTCGGTGGCCCGGTGGGCCGGCACGCGCTGATCGGCCGCACCCGGGTGATGACCCCGGTGCGGGTCATGTTTGCGATCGCACTGGTGTTCCTGGCGCTCGGCTGGTCGACGAAGGCAGCCTGCTTGCAGAGCACCGGAACCGGGTCGGGTGATCAGCGGGTGGCCAACTGGGACAATCAACGTGCCTACTACGAGTTGTGCTACTCCGATACGGTGCCGCTCTACGGCGCGGAGTTGTTGAACCAGGGCAAGTTTCCGTACAAGTCAAGCTGGACTGAAACTGACGCCCAAGGCACACCGCAGCTGCGCTACGACGGACAGATCGCGGTGCGATACATGGAGTATCCGGTCCTGACCGGGATTTACCAGTACGTGTCGATGGCGATAGCCAAGACCTATACCGCGTTGAGCAAGGTGGCGCCCGCTCCGGTGGTTGCCGAGGTGGTGATGTTCTTCAATGTCGCCGCGTTCGGGTTGGCGCTGGCGTGGCTGGCGACCGTCTGGGCAACCTCGGGGTTGGCGGGCCGTCGGATATGGGATGCGGCGCTGGTGGCCGCCTCGCCGCTGGTCATCTTTCAGATGTTCACCAACTTCGATGCGTTGGCAACGGGTTTGGCGATGAGTGGGCTATTGGCGTGGGCGCGGCGCCGACCGACGCTTGCCGGTGTGCTGATCGGGTTGGGTGCTGCGGCCAAACTGTATCCGCTGTTGTTTCTGTTCCCGTTGCTGTTGTTGGGAATCCGCGTCGGTCGTTTGGGCGCTGTGGCCCGCACCGCGACGGCCACGGCCGTGACCTGGTTGCTGGTGAATCTGCCGGTGATGCTGCTCTTTCCGCGCGGCTGGTCGGAGTTCTTCCGACTCAACACCCGGCGTGGTGACGACATGGACTCGCTGTACAACGTCGTGAAATCGTTCACCGGGTGGCGTGGCTTCGATCCCACGCTGGGCTTCTGGGAGCCGCCGATGGTGCTGAACACCGTTGTCACGGTCCTGATCGTGCTGTGCTGTGCGGCAATTGCTTACATTGCGCTCACCGCTCCGCAGCGGCCGCGGGTGGCACAGCTGACTTTCTTGATGGTGGCGACGTTCCTGTTGGTGAATAAGGTATGGAGCCCCCAGTTCTCGCTGTGGCTGGTACCGCTGGCAGTGCTGGCTTTGCCGCACCGCCGGATCCTGCTGGCGTGGATGACGATCGACGCGTTGGTGTGGGTGCCGCGGATGTACTACTTGTACGGCAACCCTAGCCGCTCGCTGCCCGAGCAGTGGTTCACCGCGACGGTGTTGCTGCGTGATATCGCGGTGATGGTGTTGTGCGCGTTGGTGGTTCGGCAGATCTACCGGCCTGGCGAAGATCTGGTGCGCTGGCTTGGACGAGTCGACGATCCTTCGGGCGGTGTGTATGACCGTGCCCCTGACACCGCACCGGGCTGGCTGCCCGGCTGGTTGCGCCCGGCCCGGCTGAGGACCCCAGCTAGACCCGCGGTGCCGGCCGAAACCGGCCCGCAAGCCGTCATGGGGCGGGCATGA
- a CDS encoding serine hydrolase domain-containing protein — protein MSSGVPTGLKLDNWLSSRYSHWAFQHVEDFMPTAVISRGTGPVVTLPPACVPIADIPLTSTDGVATTVGAVMASTATDGWAVAYRGALVAEEYFDGLQPETRHLLFSVSKSLVAAVVGALHGAGAIELDAPVTTYVPALANCGYAGATVRHLLDMRSGIAFSEDYLDPAAEIHVREQVIGWAPKRSPNLPATLRDYLLTLRQKSAHGGPFEYRSCETDVLGWICEAAAGQPMPELMSELLWSRIGAQCDATIALDRAGDAGGTGIFDGGINACLTDMIRFGSLFVRDGVSLTGQQVMPAAWIADTVDGGTDSRKAFAATPDDTGMPGGMYRNQVWFPYPGNTVALCVGMCGQLIYINRVAEVVAAKLSTQPASQDDPQLQSDTLSAFDAVAHELAEIAS, from the coding sequence GTGAGCAGCGGCGTCCCAACCGGTCTGAAACTGGACAACTGGCTGTCGTCGCGGTATTCGCATTGGGCATTCCAACACGTCGAAGACTTCATGCCGACCGCGGTCATCTCGCGCGGGACGGGGCCGGTCGTGACGTTGCCCCCAGCCTGTGTCCCGATCGCCGACATCCCGTTGACCAGCACGGACGGGGTGGCCACCACCGTCGGCGCGGTAATGGCCAGCACCGCTACCGACGGGTGGGCCGTCGCCTACCGTGGTGCGCTGGTGGCCGAGGAGTACTTCGATGGCTTGCAACCGGAGACCCGGCATCTGCTGTTCTCGGTGAGCAAGTCGCTGGTGGCCGCCGTCGTCGGCGCACTGCATGGGGCCGGTGCGATCGAGCTTGACGCGCCGGTCACGACATACGTTCCCGCCCTGGCGAACTGCGGCTACGCAGGTGCGACGGTACGTCACCTGCTGGACATGAGGTCGGGCATCGCCTTTTCGGAGGATTACCTCGACCCGGCCGCAGAGATCCACGTCCGCGAGCAGGTGATCGGGTGGGCGCCCAAGCGAAGTCCGAACCTCCCCGCAACCCTGCGCGACTACCTGCTGACCTTGCGGCAGAAGTCGGCGCATGGCGGCCCGTTCGAATATCGCTCGTGTGAAACCGACGTCCTCGGCTGGATCTGCGAGGCCGCAGCCGGACAGCCGATGCCCGAGCTGATGTCGGAACTGCTGTGGAGCCGCATCGGCGCCCAGTGCGACGCCACCATCGCCTTGGACAGGGCCGGCGACGCGGGCGGTACCGGGATATTCGACGGGGGCATCAACGCCTGCCTCACCGACATGATCCGGTTCGGGTCGCTGTTCGTGCGCGACGGTGTCTCGCTGACCGGCCAGCAAGTGATGCCGGCGGCGTGGATCGCTGACACTGTCGATGGCGGTACCGACTCGCGTAAGGCGTTCGCTGCCACCCCGGACGACACCGGAATGCCCGGCGGCATGTACCGCAACCAAGTGTGGTTTCCTTACCCGGGCAACACCGTCGCGTTGTGCGTAGGCATGTGTGGTCAGCTGATCTACATCAACCGTGTCGCCGAGGTGGTGGCCGCCAAGCTATCCACCCAGCCGGCTTCCCAGGACGACCCGCAGTTGCAGTCAGACACGCTGTCCGCATTCGATGCGGTAGCACACGAGCTAGCTGAAATCGCTAGTTAG
- the rplI gene encoding 50S ribosomal protein L9: protein MKLILTADVDHLGSVGDTVEVKDGFGRNFLLPRGLAIVASRGAQKQADEIRRARETKAVRDIEHANEIKAAIQALGSVSLPVKTAGDSGKLFGSVTAGDVVAAIKKAGGPNLDKRIVRLPKTHIKALGTHPVAVHLHPEVDVEVSLDVVAES from the coding sequence ATGAAGCTGATTCTGACCGCTGACGTCGACCACCTCGGTTCCGTCGGCGACACGGTCGAGGTCAAGGACGGTTTTGGCCGCAACTTCCTGCTTCCGCGCGGGCTGGCGATCGTCGCCTCGCGTGGTGCCCAGAAGCAGGCCGACGAGATCCGCCGGGCCCGTGAAACCAAAGCGGTCCGCGATATCGAGCACGCCAACGAGATCAAAGCGGCGATTCAGGCGCTTGGCTCGGTCTCGCTGCCGGTGAAGACGGCCGGCGATTCCGGAAAGCTGTTCGGCTCCGTGACCGCTGGCGATGTGGTCGCGGCCATCAAGAAGGCCGGCGGACCGAATCTCGACAAGCGGATCGTCCGGCTGCCCAAGACGCACATCAAGGCGCTGGGGACGCATCCGGTGGCGGTGCACCTGCACCCCGAAGTCGATGTCGAGGTGTCGCTCGACGTCGTGGCGGAAAGCTAA
- the dnaB gene encoding replicative DNA helicase, whose translation MAVVDDLGHPGMDAPPPSEDFGRQPPQDLAAEQSVLGGMLLSKDAIADVLERLRPGDFYRPAHQNVYDAVLDLYGRGEPADAVTVAAELDRRGLLRRIGGAPYLHTLISTVPTAANAGYYAGIVAEKALLRRLVEAGTRVVQYGYAGAEGADVAEVVDRAQAEIYDVADRRLSEDFVALEDLLQPTMDEIDAIASNGGLARGVPTGFTELDEVTNGLHPGQMIIVAARPGVGKSTLGLDFMRSCSIRHRQASVIFSLEMSKSEIVMRLLSAEAKIKLADMRSGRMSDDDWTRLARRMSEISEAPLFIDDSPNLTMMEIRAKARRLRQKANLRLIVIDYMQLMTSGKKHESRQVEVSEFSRHLKLLAKELEVPVVAISQLNRGPEQRTDKKPMLADLRESGSLEQDADVVILLHRPDAFDRDDPRGGEADFILAKHRNGPTKTVTVAHQLHLSRFANMAR comes from the coding sequence ATGGCGGTCGTCGATGATCTGGGACACCCCGGCATGGACGCCCCGCCGCCCAGTGAGGACTTCGGCCGTCAGCCTCCGCAGGATCTCGCCGCCGAGCAGTCGGTGCTGGGCGGGATGCTGCTGAGCAAGGACGCCATCGCGGATGTGCTGGAGCGGCTGCGGCCCGGCGATTTCTATCGCCCAGCGCACCAGAACGTCTACGACGCCGTCTTGGATCTCTACGGGCGTGGGGAGCCGGCCGATGCGGTGACGGTGGCCGCCGAATTGGATCGCCGTGGGCTGCTGCGTCGGATCGGCGGAGCGCCCTACCTGCACACCCTGATCTCGACCGTGCCGACCGCGGCCAATGCGGGCTACTACGCGGGCATCGTCGCCGAGAAGGCGCTGCTGCGCCGGCTGGTGGAGGCCGGCACCCGGGTGGTGCAGTACGGCTATGCCGGCGCCGAGGGCGCGGACGTGGCCGAGGTGGTCGACCGCGCTCAGGCGGAAATCTACGACGTCGCGGATCGGCGGCTCTCGGAAGACTTTGTGGCGCTTGAGGATCTGCTGCAGCCGACGATGGACGAGATCGACGCCATCGCCTCCAACGGAGGTCTGGCGCGCGGCGTGCCCACCGGCTTCACCGAACTCGACGAGGTGACCAACGGTCTGCATCCCGGCCAGATGATCATCGTCGCGGCCCGGCCGGGTGTGGGCAAGTCCACCCTCGGGCTGGACTTCATGCGGTCGTGTTCGATCCGGCACCGCCAGGCCAGCGTCATCTTTTCGCTGGAGATGAGCAAGTCCGAAATCGTCATGAGGTTGCTGTCGGCGGAGGCGAAAATCAAGCTCGCCGATATGCGTTCGGGCCGGATGAGCGACGATGACTGGACCCGGCTGGCGCGGCGAATGAGCGAAATCAGTGAGGCCCCACTATTTATCGATGATTCGCCGAACCTGACCATGATGGAGATCCGGGCCAAAGCGCGCCGGCTGCGGCAGAAGGCCAACCTGCGGCTGATCGTGATCGACTACATGCAGCTGATGACCTCCGGCAAGAAACATGAGTCGCGCCAGGTGGAAGTCTCAGAATTCTCGCGGCATCTCAAGCTGCTGGCCAAAGAGCTTGAGGTTCCGGTGGTTGCGATCAGCCAGCTCAACCGCGGTCCCGAGCAGCGCACCGACAAGAAGCCGATGTTGGCCGATCTAAGGGAGTCGGGCTCTTTGGAACAGGATGCTGACGTCGTGATCCTGCTACACCGGCCGGACGCGTTTGATCGCGACGATCCGCGTGGGGGAGAGGCGGATTTCATTCTCGCCAAGCACCGCAACGGCCCCACCAAGACGGTGACCGTCGCGCATCAGCTGCACCTGTCGCGATTCGCCAATATGGCAAGGTGA
- the rpsF gene encoding 30S ribosomal protein S6, which yields MRPYEIMVILDPTLDERTVAPSLETFLNVVRKDGGKVEKIDIWGKRRLAYEIAKHAEGIYVVIDVKAAPATVSELDRQLSLNESVLRTKVMRVDKH from the coding sequence ATGCGTCCATACGAAATCATGGTCATCCTTGACCCCACTCTCGACGAACGTACCGTTGCCCCGTCTTTGGAGACGTTTCTCAACGTCGTCCGGAAGGACGGCGGAAAGGTCGAGAAGATCGACATCTGGGGCAAGCGCCGGTTGGCGTATGAAATCGCCAAGCATGCCGAAGGCATCTACGTCGTGATCGACGTGAAAGCTGCCCCGGCAACGGTTTCCGAGCTCGACCGTCAGCTCAGCCTTAACGAGTCGGTGTTGCGCACCAAGGTGATGCGCGTCGACAAGCACTAA
- the rpsR gene encoding 30S ribosomal protein S18, which translates to MAKSGKRRPAPEKPVKTRKCVFCAKKDQAIDYKDTTLLRTYISERGKIRARRVTGNCVQHQRDIALAVKNAREVALLPFTSSAR; encoded by the coding sequence ATGGCCAAGTCCGGCAAGCGGCGCCCGGCTCCCGAGAAGCCGGTCAAGACCCGCAAATGCGTCTTCTGCGCAAAGAAAGACCAAGCGATCGACTACAAGGACACCACGCTGCTGCGCACCTATATCAGTGAGCGGGGCAAGATTCGCGCGCGCCGGGTCACCGGCAACTGCGTGCAGCACCAGCGAGACATTGCGCTCGCGGTGAAGAATGCCCGCGAGGTGGCACTGCTGCCCTTTACCTCGTCGGCGCGGTAA
- a CDS encoding transglycosylase domain-containing protein, translating into MNSDGRRHQSSRDAPRGPAADGVGDHPGGDRRRDDPGARPVSGQRRQVPPDDRLTAIIPPVTDDRSSRHADSVEAVKAALDGPPPMPLQREPLEAVKAALDRPPGKSPRQGRPGDGRRPPGGPQPPGPPGPPGPPGPSPGRAPRPGVDFHRRINWKWVRRSLYLATVVVVLLPIVTFTMAYLIVDVPKPGDIRTNQVSTILASDGSEIAKIVPPEGNRVDVNLSQVPMRVRQAVIAAEDRNFYSNPGFSFSGFARAVKNNLIGGDLQGGSTITQQYVKNALVGSAQHGFSGLMRKAKELVIATKMSGEWSKDDVLQAYLNIIYFGRGAYGISAASKAYFDKPVEQLTVSEGALLAALIRRPSTLDPAVDPEGARARWNWVLDGMVETKALSPNDRAAQVFPETVPPDQARTENQTKGPDGLIERQVTRELLELFNIDEQTLNTQGLVVTTTIDRQAQRAAEKAVAKYLDGQDPDMRAAVVSIDPHNGAVRAYYGGDNANGFDFAQAALQTGSSFKVFALIAALEQGIGLGYQVDSSPLTVDGIKITNVEGEGCGTCNIAEALKMSLNTSYYRLMLKLKGGPQAVADAAHQAGIATSFPGVPHTLSEDGKGGPPNNGIVLGQYQTRVIDMASAYATLAASGIYHAPHFVQKVVSADGQVLFDASTADNGGDQRIPKAVADNVTAAMEPIAGYSRGHNLAGGRASAAKTGTTQFGDTTANKDAWMVGYTPSLSTAVWVGTVKGDEPLVTASGGAIYGSGLPSDIWKATMDGALKGTSNETFPKPTEVGGYAGVPAPPPPPPEAPPTETVIQPTVEIAPGITIPIGPPTTITLAPPPPAPPAENPTPPP; encoded by the coding sequence GTGAATAGCGACGGGCGTCGCCACCAGTCGTCCAGGGACGCCCCACGCGGGCCGGCGGCTGACGGTGTGGGCGATCATCCCGGCGGCGACCGACGCCGCGATGACCCCGGTGCACGTCCGGTGTCCGGCCAGCGCCGCCAGGTTCCGCCAGACGACAGACTGACCGCGATCATCCCGCCGGTGACCGATGACCGATCATCTCGGCACGCGGACTCCGTCGAAGCGGTCAAGGCCGCGCTGGACGGTCCGCCGCCGATGCCCCTGCAGCGCGAACCGCTCGAGGCGGTCAAGGCCGCATTGGACCGCCCGCCCGGGAAATCCCCACGGCAGGGCCGGCCGGGGGATGGACGTCGCCCACCGGGGGGACCACAACCGCCCGGGCCGCCGGGGCCCCCCGGACCGCCCGGGCCGTCCCCCGGCCGGGCCCCCCGACCGGGGGTAGACTTCCACCGGCGGATCAACTGGAAATGGGTACGACGCTCGCTGTACCTCGCCACCGTAGTAGTGGTGCTATTGCCGATCGTCACCTTCACGATGGCCTACCTGATTGTCGACGTTCCCAAGCCCGGGGATATCCGCACCAACCAGGTCTCCACGATCCTTGCCAGTGATGGCTCGGAAATCGCTAAAATCGTTCCCCCCGAAGGGAATCGGGTCGACGTCAATCTCAGCCAGGTGCCGATGCGTGTGCGCCAGGCGGTCATCGCCGCCGAAGACCGCAATTTCTATTCGAATCCGGGCTTCTCGTTCAGTGGCTTCGCGCGGGCAGTGAAGAACAATTTGATCGGCGGTGATCTGCAGGGCGGATCGACGATCACCCAGCAGTACGTCAAGAACGCACTGGTCGGTTCCGCACAGCATGGCTTCAGTGGGCTGATGCGCAAGGCCAAGGAATTGGTCATCGCCACGAAGATGTCGGGGGAGTGGTCCAAAGACGATGTGTTACAGGCCTATCTGAACATCATCTACTTCGGCCGGGGTGCCTACGGCATTTCGGCGGCGTCCAAGGCCTACTTCGACAAGCCCGTCGAGCAGCTGACCGTTTCCGAAGGGGCGCTGTTGGCGGCGCTGATTCGGCGGCCCTCCACGCTGGACCCGGCCGTCGACCCGGAAGGGGCCCGCGCCCGCTGGAATTGGGTACTCGACGGCATGGTGGAAACCAAGGCACTGTCTCCGAATGACCGCGCGGCACAGGTGTTTCCCGAGACGGTACCGCCCGATCAAGCCCGCACGGAGAATCAGACCAAAGGTCCCGACGGGCTGATCGAGCGGCAGGTGACACGAGAGTTGCTCGAGCTATTCAACATCGACGAGCAGACGCTCAACACCCAGGGGTTGGTGGTCACCACCACGATCGATCGCCAGGCCCAGCGGGCGGCGGAGAAGGCCGTGGCGAAATACCTCGACGGGCAGGACCCCGACATGCGGGCCGCGGTGGTTTCCATCGACCCGCACAACGGGGCGGTGCGCGCCTACTACGGTGGCGACAACGCCAATGGCTTTGACTTCGCCCAGGCCGCATTGCAGACCGGCTCGTCGTTCAAGGTGTTTGCCCTGATCGCCGCGCTGGAGCAGGGGATCGGTCTGGGCTACCAGGTGGACAGCTCTCCGTTGACGGTCGACGGCATCAAGATCACCAACGTCGAGGGCGAGGGTTGTGGGACCTGCAATATCGCCGAGGCGTTGAAAATGTCGCTGAACACTTCCTACTACCGGTTAATGCTCAAGTTGAAGGGCGGCCCGCAGGCCGTCGCGGATGCCGCGCACCAAGCCGGCATTGCCACCAGCTTTCCGGGCGTTCCGCACACGCTGTCCGAAGACGGCAAGGGTGGACCGCCCAACAACGGGATCGTGTTGGGCCAGTACCAAACCCGGGTGATCGACATGGCATCGGCGTATGCCACGCTGGCCGCGTCCGGCATCTACCATGCGCCGCATTTCGTGCAGAAGGTGGTCAGCGCGGACGGCCAGGTCCTCTTCGACGCCAGCACCGCGGACAACGGTGGTGACCAGCGCATCCCCAAGGCGGTAGCCGACAACGTCACCGCGGCAATGGAGCCGATCGCCGGCTATTCGCGAGGCCACAACCTGGCCGGTGGCCGGGCGTCGGCAGCCAAGACCGGCACGACTCAGTTCGGCGATACCACCGCCAACAAGGACGCCTGGATGGTCGGCTACACGCCGTCGCTGTCCACGGCCGTGTGGGTGGGTACCGTCAAGGGGGACGAGCCACTGGTAACTGCTTCGGGCGGAGCAATTTACGGCTCGGGTCTGCCGTCGGACATCTGGAAGGCGACCATGGACGGCGCCCTGAAGGGCACGTCCAACGAGACCTTCCCCAAACCGACGGAGGTGGGTGGGTACGCGGGTGTGCCGGCCCCGCCCCCGCCGCCGCCGGAGGCGCCGCCTACCGAGACCGTCATCCAACCCACGGTCGAAATCGCGCCGGGGATCACCATTCCGATCGGTCCGCCTACCACCATCACCCTCGCGCCGCCGCCGCCGGCCCCGCCCGCTGAGAATCCCACGCCGCCACCGTGA
- a CDS encoding biotin carboxylase, producing MTVPAGKAEPQPRRVLNGLSDVRAFFHNNAVPMYFISPTPFNLLGIYRWVRNFFYLTYYDSFEGEHSRVFVPRRRDRRDFDGMGDVCNHLLRDPETLEFIASRGPGGKACFVMLDGETQALARQAGLEVMHPPAELRHRLGSKIVMTRLADEAGVSSVPHAIGRAGSYTELSALAQGAGLGDDLVIEAAYGNAGSATFFVRGERDWDQCAGDLVEQPEIKVMKRIRNVEVCIEATVTRHGTVIGPAMTSLVGYPELTPYKGAWCGNDVWREVLPPAQTRAAREMVGKLGDVLSRQGYRGYFEVDLLHDLDADELYLGEVNPRLSGASPMTNLTTEAYADMPLFLFHLLEYMDVEYELDIEEINSRWERGYGEDEVWGQLIMSETSPDLELFTATPRTGMWRLNHDGRVSFARQGNDWATMLDESEAFYMRVAAPGDLRCEGAQLGVLVTRGHLQTDDYQLTERGRRWIDGLKAQFASTPLSPAAPIVSRLVARA from the coding sequence CTGACCGTGCCCGCGGGTAAGGCTGAACCCCAGCCGCGCCGGGTGCTGAATGGCCTCTCGGATGTACGGGCGTTCTTTCACAACAACGCCGTGCCGATGTACTTCATCTCGCCGACCCCGTTCAACCTGTTGGGCATCTACCGCTGGGTACGGAACTTCTTCTACCTGACCTACTACGACTCTTTCGAGGGCGAACATTCGCGCGTGTTCGTGCCCCGGCGGCGCGACCGCAGGGATTTCGACGGCATGGGGGATGTGTGCAACCACCTGCTGCGTGATCCCGAGACACTCGAGTTCATCGCGAGCCGAGGGCCCGGTGGCAAGGCCTGCTTCGTGATGCTTGACGGAGAGACTCAGGCCCTCGCGCGCCAGGCGGGGCTCGAGGTCATGCATCCCCCGGCGGAACTGCGCCATCGCCTCGGCTCCAAGATCGTCATGACGCGCCTGGCCGACGAGGCGGGCGTGTCGAGCGTGCCGCACGCGATTGGGCGGGCCGGCTCCTACACCGAGTTGTCGGCGCTCGCGCAAGGCGCCGGGCTGGGAGACGACCTCGTCATCGAGGCCGCTTATGGCAACGCCGGCAGCGCGACGTTCTTTGTGCGCGGTGAGCGCGATTGGGACCAGTGCGCCGGTGACCTGGTGGAACAGCCGGAAATCAAAGTCATGAAGCGCATCCGCAATGTCGAGGTATGCATCGAGGCCACCGTGACCCGCCACGGCACCGTGATCGGCCCGGCGATGACGAGCCTGGTCGGTTACCCGGAGCTGACCCCGTACAAGGGTGCTTGGTGTGGCAATGACGTCTGGCGCGAGGTGCTGCCGCCCGCACAGACGCGCGCGGCGCGAGAGATGGTAGGAAAGTTGGGCGACGTCCTAAGCCGACAGGGATACCGCGGCTACTTCGAGGTGGACCTGTTGCACGACCTGGACGCCGACGAGCTCTACCTCGGCGAGGTGAACCCCCGCCTGAGCGGCGCAAGCCCGATGACGAACTTGACCACCGAGGCCTACGCTGACATGCCGCTGTTCCTTTTCCACCTGCTCGAATACATGGACGTGGAGTACGAGCTCGACATCGAGGAGATCAACTCGCGCTGGGAGCGGGGCTACGGTGAGGACGAGGTCTGGGGTCAGCTGATCATGTCGGAGACCTCGCCGGATCTCGAGCTCTTCACCGCAACCCCACGCACCGGGATGTGGCGCCTGAACCACGACGGGCGCGTCTCCTTTGCCCGGCAGGGCAACGACTGGGCCACGATGCTCGACGAGTCCGAGGCCTTCTACATGCGGGTCGCCGCACCCGGCGACTTGCGCTGCGAAGGCGCCCAGCTCGGCGTGCTCGTCACTCGCGGTCACCTGCAGACCGACGACTACCAGCTCACCGAACGCGGCAGGCGCTGGATCGACGGCCTCAAAGCGCAGTTCGCCTCGACACCTCTGTCGCCTGCTGCGCCGATCGTTTCGCGGCTCGTCGCACGAGCGTGA
- a CDS encoding DJ-1/PfpI family protein produces MMQVAIPLFPRFTALDAVGPYEVLQRIPSIDVVFVGHRRGEVRTENGMLGVTCDAAFDEVSTPDVVVFPGGIGTRVLVGDEVIRCWLQQVHPRTTFTTSVCTGALLLAAAGLLDGLTATTHWRAAEQLNELGARYVPERIVEHLGQRIITAAGVSSGIDMALRLVELLVDREAAQATQLLIEYDPQPPFDSGALAKADAATKARATEFLQSRK; encoded by the coding sequence ATGATGCAGGTCGCCATCCCACTGTTTCCACGGTTCACCGCACTCGATGCGGTCGGGCCCTACGAAGTGCTGCAACGCATTCCGTCGATCGACGTCGTGTTCGTCGGGCACCGGCGAGGCGAGGTGCGCACGGAAAACGGCATGCTCGGCGTGACCTGCGATGCCGCCTTCGACGAAGTCAGCACACCGGATGTGGTGGTGTTCCCCGGTGGTATCGGAACCCGCGTGCTGGTCGGCGACGAAGTCATCCGTTGCTGGCTGCAGCAGGTGCACCCGCGGACCACGTTCACCACGTCGGTGTGTACCGGCGCGCTGTTGCTCGCCGCGGCGGGCCTGCTCGACGGCCTCACCGCGACGACGCATTGGCGGGCCGCGGAGCAACTGAACGAGTTGGGTGCGCGGTATGTGCCCGAGCGCATCGTCGAGCATCTAGGGCAGCGGATCATCACCGCGGCGGGGGTGTCCAGCGGCATCGACATGGCGTTGCGCCTGGTTGAGCTGCTGGTCGATCGAGAGGCCGCGCAGGCCACGCAGCTGCTCATCGAATACGACCCGCAGCCGCCGTTCGACTCGGGCGCGCTGGCCAAGGCCGATGCGGCGACGAAGGCAAGAGCCACCGAATTCCTGCAATCCCGGAAGTGA